The proteins below come from a single Terriglobales bacterium genomic window:
- a CDS encoding isoprenylcysteine carboxylmethyltransferase family protein has protein sequence MRWFALLRSLFFGVLFMSLWTYFVPRWLGLEVHEEGVLAQPARLLGLVPLAAGFAGMLWCLFDFSWFGHGTPAPFDAPRKFVSRGPYRYVRNPMYLAAWLFLWGEAILLARWRWSVVAYLFALVGIVHAFVLLYEEPVLRAKFGEEYKQYCARVNRWLPRPPRMEA, from the coding sequence ATGCGCTGGTTCGCGCTGCTGCGGTCGCTGTTCTTCGGCGTGCTGTTCATGTCGCTGTGGACGTATTTCGTGCCGCGGTGGCTCGGGCTCGAGGTGCACGAGGAAGGCGTGCTCGCGCAGCCGGCGCGGCTGCTCGGGCTCGTACCGCTGGCGGCGGGTTTCGCGGGAATGCTGTGGTGCCTGTTCGACTTCTCGTGGTTCGGCCACGGAACCCCGGCGCCGTTCGACGCGCCGCGCAAGTTCGTCTCGCGCGGGCCCTATCGCTACGTGCGCAACCCGATGTACCTCGCCGCGTGGCTGTTCCTGTGGGGTGAAGCCATCCTGCTGGCGCGCTGGAGGTGGAGCGTGGTCGCGTACCTGTTCGCGCTGGTCGGGATCGTGCACGCCTTCGTGCTGCTCTATGAGGAGCCGGTGCTGCGCGCGAAGTTCGGCGAGGAGTACAAGCAGTACTGCGCGCGCGTGAACCGCTGGCTGCCGCGGCCGCCGAGGATGGAAGCGTGA
- the guaB gene encoding IMP dehydrogenase, which translates to MIHFPVPEALTFDDVLLLPARSDVVPAQVNTQTRLSRNITLNIPIISAAMDTVTESRLAIAIAQQGGLGIVHRNLTIEQQAGEVDKVKRSESGMIVDPITMSPDDKVAEALEVMRRYRISGVPITKAKKLVGILTNRDLRFVNRTDIPISKVMTKDNLITVPVGTTLEDAEEILHKHRVEKLLVVDDKFQLKGLITVKDIQKKMKYPMAAKDSHGRLRCGAAVGATGDFLERAQELVKAKVDALAIDSAHGHSTRVIEAIKAIKAKLPEVDLLAGNVGTFDGACELVKAGADAIKVGIGPGSICTTRIVTGAGVPQITAIAEAARATKDANIPVIADGGIKYSGDVTKALAAGASVVMIGSLFAGTDESPGETILYQGRQFKSYRGMGSLSAMASGSSERYSQNLDGESSAALAGDEDGDMRTNRLQKFVPEGIEGRVPYRGPLAAMIYQLVGGLRSGMGYCGTQTVPELRERARFIRISGAGLRESHVHDVVITREAPNYRVE; encoded by the coding sequence ATGATTCACTTCCCTGTCCCCGAAGCCCTCACCTTTGACGACGTCCTGCTGCTGCCTGCCCGCTCGGACGTGGTCCCGGCGCAGGTCAACACGCAGACGCGGCTCTCGCGCAACATCACGCTCAACATCCCCATCATCTCGGCGGCGATGGACACCGTGACCGAGTCGCGCCTGGCCATCGCCATCGCGCAGCAGGGCGGCCTCGGCATCGTGCACCGCAACCTCACCATCGAGCAGCAGGCCGGCGAAGTCGACAAGGTGAAGCGCTCGGAGAGCGGCATGATCGTGGACCCGATCACGATGTCGCCCGACGACAAGGTCGCGGAAGCCCTGGAAGTCATGCGCCGCTACCGCATCTCGGGCGTGCCCATCACCAAGGCCAAAAAGCTGGTCGGCATCCTGACCAACCGCGACCTGCGCTTCGTCAACCGCACCGACATCCCCATCTCCAAGGTCATGACCAAGGACAACCTGATCACCGTCCCGGTGGGCACCACGCTGGAGGACGCGGAAGAGATCCTGCACAAGCATCGCGTCGAGAAGCTGCTGGTCGTCGACGACAAGTTCCAGCTCAAGGGCCTGATCACCGTCAAGGACATCCAGAAGAAGATGAAGTACCCGATGGCGGCGAAGGACTCGCACGGCCGGCTGCGCTGCGGCGCCGCCGTGGGCGCGACCGGCGACTTCCTGGAGCGCGCGCAGGAGCTGGTGAAGGCCAAGGTCGACGCGCTCGCCATCGACTCCGCGCACGGCCACTCCACCCGCGTGATCGAGGCCATCAAGGCCATCAAGGCGAAGCTGCCGGAGGTGGACCTGCTCGCCGGCAACGTGGGCACCTTCGACGGCGCCTGCGAGCTGGTGAAGGCCGGCGCCGACGCCATCAAGGTCGGCATCGGCCCGGGCTCGATCTGCACCACCCGCATCGTGACCGGCGCCGGCGTGCCGCAGATCACCGCCATCGCCGAGGCCGCGCGCGCCACCAAGGACGCCAACATCCCCGTCATCGCCGACGGCGGCATCAAGTACTCCGGCGACGTGACCAAGGCGCTCGCGGCCGGCGCCAGCGTCGTGATGATCGGCTCGCTGTTCGCCGGCACCGACGAGTCCCCGGGCGAGACCATCCTCTACCAGGGCCGGCAGTTCAAGTCCTACCGCGGCATGGGCTCGCTGAGCGCCATGGCTTCCGGCTCGAGCGAGCGCTACTCGCAGAACCTCGACGGCGAGTCCTCGGCCGCGCTGGCGGGCGACGAAGACGGCGACATGCGCACCAACCGCCTCCAGAAATTCGTGCCCGAGGGCATCGAAGGCCGCGTTCCCTACCGCGGGCCGCTCGCCGCGATGATCTACCAGCTCGTCGGCGGGCTCCGCTCCGGCATGGGCTACTGCGGCACCCAGACGGTGCCGGAGCTGCGCGAGCGCGCGCGCTTCATCCGCATCTCGGGCGCGGGCCTGCGCGAGAGCCACGTGCACGACGTCGTCATCACCCGCGAGGCGCCCAATTACCGCGTCGAGTAG
- a CDS encoding MFS transporter produces the protein MPAPRERRNVYVFGATSFLNDTASEMAYWILPAFLSTIGAGPAQLGVIEGIAESVAAAAKLFSGYLADRIPRRKPMVVAGYAVANAVKPLLALVTSWWQVLLIRFADRTAKGMRNSPRDVMIAESVPAEQRGSAFGLLQAMDSAGAIAGPLLALLILTHHGARAVFWAAAVPGALAIVIVALFVRETGARGATAAGKLDFTLRPHLPWRFHYVLGAVALFSLGNSSDMFLVLRAENAGIPIAYAPLLGLVFNITYTLTSWPAGRLSDKVPRHFVAAAGYLVFAAVYVTFAAAPSRMAIWLAMASYGLFYSLTNPVLRALVVDHSPAEKRGRALGLFHFLTSVTMLVASLITGGLWELYGARVPFYLSAGLAASAALMLLFASAPRGTEAAREEREAAD, from the coding sequence ATGCCCGCGCCCCGCGAGCGCCGCAACGTCTACGTCTTCGGCGCGACCTCGTTCCTCAACGACACGGCCAGCGAGATGGCCTACTGGATCCTGCCGGCTTTTCTCTCCACCATCGGCGCGGGACCGGCGCAGCTCGGCGTGATCGAGGGCATCGCGGAGAGCGTCGCGGCCGCGGCCAAGCTGTTCTCCGGATATCTCGCCGACCGCATCCCGCGGCGCAAGCCGATGGTCGTCGCCGGCTACGCGGTCGCCAACGCGGTGAAGCCGCTGCTCGCGCTCGTGACCAGCTGGTGGCAGGTGCTGCTCATCCGCTTCGCCGACCGCACCGCGAAGGGCATGCGCAACTCGCCGCGCGACGTCATGATCGCCGAGTCCGTGCCGGCCGAGCAGCGCGGCTCCGCGTTCGGCCTGCTCCAGGCGATGGATTCCGCCGGCGCCATCGCGGGCCCGCTGCTCGCGCTCCTCATCCTCACGCATCACGGGGCGCGCGCCGTGTTCTGGGCCGCCGCGGTCCCGGGCGCGCTTGCCATCGTGATCGTCGCGCTCTTCGTGCGCGAGACCGGCGCGCGCGGCGCGACCGCAGCCGGCAAGCTCGACTTCACGCTGCGCCCACACCTGCCCTGGCGTTTCCACTACGTGCTCGGCGCGGTCGCGCTCTTCTCGCTCGGCAACTCCAGCGACATGTTCCTGGTGCTGCGCGCCGAGAACGCCGGCATCCCGATCGCGTATGCGCCGCTGCTCGGGCTGGTCTTCAACATCACGTACACGCTCACGTCGTGGCCGGCGGGAAGGCTGAGCGACAAGGTGCCGCGGCACTTCGTCGCGGCCGCGGGCTATCTGGTGTTCGCCGCGGTGTACGTGACGTTTGCCGCCGCGCCGTCGCGCATGGCGATCTGGCTCGCGATGGCGAGCTACGGCCTGTTCTACTCGCTCACCAATCCGGTGCTGCGCGCGCTGGTGGTGGACCACTCGCCGGCGGAAAAGCGGGGCCGCGCGCTCGGGCTCTTCCACTTCCTCACTAGCGTGACGATGCTGGTCGCGAGCCTGATCACCGGCGGGCTGTGGGAGCTCTACGGCGCGCGCGTGCCGTTCTACCTCTCCGCGGGCCTGGCGGCGAGCGCGGCGCTCATGCTGCTGTTCGCGTCGGCGCCGCGCGGCACGGAAGCCGCGCGCGAGGAGCGCGAAGCCGCGGACTAA
- a CDS encoding VanZ family protein, with product MRLAFRTWVPAVGWTLMTVAAAGELLSASHTSAWLRSVVLFLLRRVSTGEEIAVADAILRKSGHFLNYAILSWLWFRAARYWELREKSREWALRWSRWGFLLAALTALADEWLQHFVSSRTSNPADVALDCAGALFAQLLILRVWLARRKRAAARTA from the coding sequence GTGCGGCTCGCGTTCCGCACGTGGGTACCCGCGGTCGGCTGGACGCTGATGACGGTGGCGGCGGCGGGCGAGTTGCTCTCCGCGAGCCACACCAGTGCCTGGCTTCGCAGCGTGGTGCTTTTTTTGCTGCGCCGCGTCTCGACCGGCGAAGAGATCGCGGTCGCCGACGCCATCCTGCGCAAGAGCGGACACTTCCTGAATTACGCGATCCTGAGCTGGCTGTGGTTCCGCGCCGCGCGCTACTGGGAGCTGCGCGAGAAGTCGCGCGAATGGGCGCTGCGCTGGTCGCGCTGGGGATTCCTGCTGGCGGCGCTCACCGCCCTCGCCGATGAATGGCTGCAACACTTCGTGTCCAGCCGCACGAGCAATCCCGCCGACGTCGCGCTCGACTGCGCCGGCGCGCTCTTCGCCCAACTGCTGATCCTGCGCGTGTGGCTCGCGCGGCGGAAGCGCGCGGCCGCCCGGACAGCTTAG
- a CDS encoding amidohydrolase family protein, translated as MLLAAPALAQSPRQADPAIAAEVANIRAIDNHAHVPQLVARGENDDEWDALPCSGHLEPSADPFIIRAEENALFPAAWKALWGAQNGRQAAAARAQKRAELGDRYPAWVLDQLGTETMFANRIALTLNGTSRGLTPPRFRWVPFADALMYPLNNSALANTPDRKFFYGREEMLLRRYMKESGRKAMTTSLDVYLEKLVRPTLERWKQQGAVAIKFEMAYLRSLEVGPATKEQAARVMARYAWSSTPPPAADYKLLQDFLFRYMAAQAGRLGLAVHIHTGAGCGSYFFLNGSDPALLDGVLNDKSLRATNFVLIHGGWPFHKSAAYLLGKPNVYADFSVQNLLLSRDKGAEILRDYLEWFPEKIMFGTDLAPGGDEVDWEEVGWVANRTGRDALALALTDMMNAGEISRERALQLARMVMRENAVKLYGFDDAK; from the coding sequence TTGCTGCTCGCTGCCCCGGCGCTCGCCCAGTCGCCGCGCCAGGCCGACCCCGCCATCGCCGCCGAGGTTGCGAACATCCGCGCCATCGACAACCACGCGCACGTGCCCCAGCTCGTCGCTCGCGGCGAGAACGATGACGAATGGGACGCCCTGCCCTGCAGCGGCCACCTCGAGCCCTCCGCCGACCCGTTCATCATCCGGGCAGAGGAGAACGCGCTCTTCCCCGCGGCGTGGAAGGCGCTTTGGGGAGCGCAGAACGGCCGGCAGGCCGCCGCCGCGCGCGCGCAGAAGCGCGCCGAGCTCGGCGACCGGTACCCCGCCTGGGTGCTTGACCAGCTCGGCACCGAGACGATGTTCGCCAACCGCATCGCCCTCACGCTCAACGGCACCTCGCGCGGGCTGACGCCCCCGCGCTTCCGCTGGGTCCCGTTCGCGGACGCGCTGATGTATCCGCTGAACAATTCGGCGCTCGCGAACACACCCGACCGCAAGTTCTTCTACGGCCGCGAGGAGATGCTGCTCCGGCGGTACATGAAGGAATCGGGCAGGAAAGCGATGACGACTTCGCTCGATGTGTATCTCGAAAAGCTCGTGCGCCCGACCCTGGAGCGCTGGAAGCAACAAGGCGCGGTCGCCATCAAGTTCGAAATGGCGTATCTGCGGTCGCTCGAAGTGGGCCCAGCGACCAAAGAGCAAGCAGCGCGCGTCATGGCGCGCTATGCCTGGAGCTCAACGCCGCCGCCGGCCGCCGACTACAAGCTCCTCCAGGACTTCCTCTTCCGCTACATGGCCGCGCAAGCCGGCCGGCTTGGCCTCGCCGTCCACATCCACACCGGCGCCGGCTGCGGCAGCTACTTCTTCCTGAACGGCAGCGATCCCGCGCTGCTCGACGGCGTGCTCAACGACAAGTCGCTGCGCGCCACCAACTTCGTGCTCATCCACGGCGGCTGGCCCTTCCACAAGTCGGCCGCCTATCTGCTCGGCAAGCCCAACGTGTACGCCGATTTCTCCGTGCAGAACCTCTTGCTCTCGCGCGACAAGGGCGCTGAGATCCTGCGCGACTACCTGGAGTGGTTCCCCGAGAAGATCATGTTCGGCACCGACCTCGCGCCCGGCGGCGACGAGGTCGACTGGGAGGAGGTCGGCTGGGTCGCGAACCGCACCGGCCGCGACGCCCTCGCCCTCGCGCTGACCGACATGATGAACGCCGGGGAGATCTCGCGCGAGCGCGCCCTCCAGCTCGCGCGCATGGTCATGCGGGAGAACGCGGTGAAGCTGTATGGGTTCGACGACGCCAAGTGA
- a CDS encoding cation transporter, with amino-acid sequence MATDTITRQRDLRRGIRLEYLTVGWNLLEGLVAVASGAVAGSIALVGFGIDSFIETSSGAVLLWRLRAEHRGADAARLEQRALRLVGLGFLLLAAYVAGDAGLALWRKEAPARSLVGIVLAAVSLVVMPWLAHAKRKAAGALASAALHADSRQTSLCAYLSAILLGGLALNATLGWWWADPVAALAMTPIIVHEGLEALRGEHCHDCR; translated from the coding sequence GTGGCCACCGACACCATCACGCGGCAGCGCGACCTCCGGCGCGGCATCCGCCTCGAGTACCTCACCGTCGGATGGAACCTGCTCGAAGGCCTGGTCGCCGTCGCCAGCGGCGCCGTCGCCGGCAGCATCGCGCTCGTCGGCTTCGGCATCGACTCGTTCATCGAGACCTCGTCGGGCGCCGTGCTCCTCTGGCGCCTGCGCGCCGAGCATCGCGGCGCCGACGCCGCGCGGCTGGAGCAGCGCGCCCTCAGGCTGGTGGGCCTCGGTTTCCTGCTGCTCGCCGCCTACGTCGCCGGCGATGCCGGCCTCGCCCTCTGGCGCAAGGAAGCCCCCGCGCGCAGCCTCGTCGGCATCGTGCTCGCCGCCGTCTCGCTCGTCGTCATGCCCTGGCTGGCGCACGCCAAGCGCAAGGCCGCGGGCGCGCTCGCCAGCGCCGCCCTCCACGCCGACTCGCGCCAGACCTCGCTCTGCGCCTATCTCTCCGCCATCTTGCTCGGCGGCCTCGCGCTCAACGCGACGCTCGGTTGGTGGTGGGCCGATCCCGTCGCCGCCCTCGCCATGACTCCCATCATCGTGCACGAGGGCCTCGAGGCCCTCCGCGGCGAACACTGCCACGACTGCCGCTAA
- the arsB gene encoding ACR3 family arsenite efflux transporter, with product MATSTIPLPVARRRLSVFERYLSVWVAVCMVAGLLLGKWLPGVVDSLRTLEFGHGSQVNVPIAALIWLMITPMMMKVDFAAIAGVRRKPRGLLVTLFVNWLVKPFSMALLGWLFFRHVFAAWITPAEADQYIAGVIILAAAPCTAMVFVWSYLTEGDAAYTLVQVSVNDLIMLVLFAPIVRFLVSGASSLAVPFSVLLWSVGVFLVLPLAGGVALRAWLTRARGQQWFETAFLPRLSPVTILALLATLVFIFAFQAENITGRYLHVLLIAIPILVQVYLNAGLAYGLMRVLKVEHRVAAPGALIGASNFFELAVATAIALFGPGSGAALATVVGVLVEVPVMLSVCAVCNRTRQWFPAAPES from the coding sequence ATGGCGACTTCCACCATCCCGCTTCCGGTGGCGCGCCGGCGGCTTTCGGTCTTCGAGCGCTACCTGAGCGTGTGGGTGGCGGTGTGCATGGTCGCGGGCCTGCTGCTGGGCAAGTGGCTGCCGGGCGTGGTGGATTCGCTGCGGACGCTGGAGTTCGGGCACGGGAGCCAGGTGAACGTGCCGATCGCGGCGCTGATCTGGCTGATGATCACGCCGATGATGATGAAGGTGGACTTCGCAGCCATCGCGGGGGTGCGGCGCAAGCCGCGGGGGCTGCTGGTGACGCTGTTCGTGAACTGGCTGGTCAAGCCGTTCTCGATGGCGCTGCTGGGGTGGCTGTTCTTCCGGCACGTGTTCGCCGCGTGGATCACGCCGGCGGAAGCCGACCAGTACATCGCGGGGGTGATCATCCTGGCGGCGGCGCCGTGCACGGCGATGGTGTTCGTGTGGAGCTACCTGACCGAGGGCGACGCGGCCTACACGCTGGTGCAGGTGTCGGTGAACGACCTGATCATGCTGGTGCTGTTCGCGCCGATCGTGCGCTTCCTGGTGAGCGGGGCGTCGTCGTTGGCGGTGCCGTTCAGCGTGCTGCTGTGGTCGGTGGGGGTGTTCCTCGTGCTGCCGCTGGCGGGCGGGGTAGCGCTGCGCGCGTGGCTGACGCGGGCGCGCGGCCAGCAGTGGTTCGAGACCGCGTTCCTGCCGCGTCTCAGCCCGGTCACCATCCTGGCGCTGCTGGCGACGCTGGTCTTCATCTTCGCGTTCCAGGCGGAGAACATCACGGGGCGCTACCTGCACGTGCTGCTGATCGCCATCCCGATCCTGGTGCAGGTGTACCTGAATGCCGGGCTGGCGTACGGCCTGATGCGAGTGCTGAAAGTGGAGCACCGGGTGGCGGCGCCGGGGGCGCTGATCGGGGCGAGTAATTTCTTTGAGCTGGCGGTGGCGACGGCGATCGCGCTGTTCGGGCCGGGTTCGGGAGCGGCGCTGGCGACCGTGGTCGGGGTGCTGGTGGAAGTGCCGGTGATGCTGTCGGTGTGCGCGGTGTGCAACCGGACGCGGCAGTGGTTCCCGGCGGCGCCGGAGTCTTAG